Proteins from one Candidatus Krumholzibacteriia bacterium genomic window:
- a CDS encoding efflux RND transporter periplasmic adaptor subunit, whose amino-acid sequence MYPSVEAVEARHGSLPLTQRLSGVVEARNQVSIQPEITGVVTAVLVQNGDEVEAGQPLVRIRDTDVRERLKQARADHRIALAQLQRAEAQVREARSALERARSLDERELGSQAELETVEARAASAEAEVALAEARVEQALAMAEEAAENLARTVIRAPITGVVGSREVEVGMLVNPNTQVFTIGQLDSVRVQVMLTDRMLAYIEEGQRAVVRVGDAAAEARLSRISPFLHPVAHSTEAEIDMPNADRRLKPGMFVTVDIHYGESEQATLVPISALYEDPTTGNVGVYVTGHDFGEVPVDEMGIERPGPLSEPVAFEFVPTPPIAEGHMEAAIPGIEPGQWVVTMGQNLLDGESPEARVRPIRWERVEHLQRLQREDLMREVIERTASD is encoded by the coding sequence GTGTATCCCTCCGTCGAGGCCGTCGAGGCCCGCCACGGCTCGCTGCCCCTGACGCAGCGGCTGAGCGGGGTGGTCGAGGCCCGCAACCAGGTGTCGATCCAGCCCGAGATCACGGGGGTGGTGACCGCCGTCCTCGTCCAGAACGGCGACGAGGTCGAGGCCGGGCAGCCACTGGTGCGGATCCGCGACACCGACGTCCGCGAGCGCCTGAAGCAGGCGCGGGCCGACCACCGGATCGCTCTCGCGCAGTTGCAGCGCGCGGAAGCCCAGGTCCGGGAGGCGCGCTCGGCCCTCGAGCGAGCCCGCTCGCTCGACGAACGCGAACTCGGCAGCCAGGCCGAACTCGAGACCGTGGAGGCCCGCGCCGCGTCGGCCGAGGCCGAGGTCGCCCTCGCCGAGGCCCGGGTCGAACAGGCCCTGGCGATGGCCGAGGAGGCCGCGGAGAATCTCGCCCGGACGGTGATCCGCGCCCCCATCACCGGCGTGGTCGGCAGCCGCGAGGTCGAGGTCGGCATGCTGGTGAACCCGAACACGCAGGTGTTCACCATCGGCCAGCTCGACAGCGTGCGCGTGCAGGTCATGCTGACCGACCGCATGCTCGCCTACATCGAAGAGGGCCAGCGCGCGGTGGTCCGTGTGGGCGACGCGGCGGCCGAGGCCCGCCTGTCGCGCATCTCGCCCTTCCTGCACCCGGTGGCGCACAGCACCGAGGCCGAGATCGACATGCCCAATGCCGATCGCCGCCTCAAGCCCGGCATGTTCGTGACCGTCGACATCCACTACGGCGAGAGCGAGCAGGCCACCCTGGTGCCGATCAGCGCCCTGTACGAGGACCCCACCACCGGCAACGTGGGCGTCTACGTCACCGGCCACGACTTCGGCGAGGTGCCCGTCGACGAGATGGGCATCGAGCGTCCCGGTCCGCTGAGCGAGCCGGTCGCCTTCGAGTTCGTCCCGACGCCTCCGATCGCCGAGGGCCACATGGAGGCCGCCATCCCGGGCATCGAGCCGGGCCAGTGGGTGGTGACCATGGGGCAGAACCTGCTCGACGGCGAGAGCCCCGAGGCCCGCGTGCGGCCGATCCGCTGGGAGCGCGTGGAACACCTGCAACGCCTGCAGCGCGAGGACCTCATGCGTGAGGTCATCGAGCGCACGGCGTCGGACTGA
- a CDS encoding polysaccharide deacetylase family protein, translating into MPSLLHVEPVQRYLSELFLCSVPEREGCVALTFDDGPNPRNTPELLDILARKNVPATFFVLGRQVRRHPEIARRAHEEGHELANHTDSHWPLPLLPRRLVRREVLRAEHAIRAITGEKPRFLRPPMGWFSHRTLDHLDELGYVPVIGSVHPRDSRQPPVDVILDRVRPRLTDGAILIFHDGGWRDGVSRANTLEAVDRLTDELLADGVRFLTVGQMTESPDPTADTTPDAN; encoded by the coding sequence ATGCCCTCGCTGCTGCACGTCGAACCGGTCCAGCGCTACCTCAGCGAACTGTTCCTGTGTTCGGTCCCCGAGCGCGAGGGCTGCGTGGCCCTGACCTTCGACGACGGGCCCAATCCGCGGAACACGCCGGAGCTGCTCGACATCCTGGCCCGCAAGAACGTTCCCGCCACGTTCTTCGTCCTCGGGCGCCAGGTGCGACGGCATCCCGAGATCGCGCGCCGCGCGCACGAGGAAGGCCACGAACTCGCCAACCACACCGACAGCCACTGGCCCCTGCCGTTGCTGCCCCGAAGGCTGGTCCGCCGCGAGGTCCTGCGTGCGGAGCACGCGATCCGCGCGATCACCGGCGAGAAGCCGCGATTCCTGCGGCCTCCCATGGGGTGGTTCTCGCACCGCACGCTCGACCATCTCGACGAACTGGGCTACGTGCCGGTGATCGGCAGCGTGCATCCGCGCGACTCGCGGCAGCCTCCCGTCGACGTGATCCTCGATCGCGTCCGTCCGCGCCTGACCGACGGCGCGATCCTGATCTTCCACGACGGCGGCTGGCGCGACGGCGTGAGCCGGGCGAACACGCTCGAGGCGGTCGATCGCCTCACCGACGAGCTGCTCGCCGACGGCGTGCGCTTCCTCACCGTGGGACAGATGACGGAATCGCCCGATCCGACGGCGGATACGACGCCTGATGCCAATTGA
- a CDS encoding lysophospholipid acyltransferase family protein, translating into MSRPVLYPFLRTLARLIAGVYFRRIEVVGAENVPARGPVILAANHPQSITDAMILGLASRRIVHYVAHSGLFANPVLRFLLESGGAIPVHRSTDVQDARTRNEQTFAACRDVLAHGGCIGIFPEGTSAQERRVQRFKTGTVRIALQTEDHHDFSLGVTIVPVGLSFQSALNFRSRVLVTFGEPIVVRDVADDYRVDPEPTVHALTDRLQERIRHQVVDVRRQELDDLVRQVERVYAGELLAREGLEIPGHSRFERELKLSREIARATDHFYRIRPEVIWNVKELLAEYHRRLDRLRLPDRIVRDEPSSFRGEAVRLAVVFVLGLPVAAWGALWNYIPYKLTGIVARMITRDLTKIHWSQLLVGTVLFVAFYAAWFAFALEHFGTVGQILFMASLPPAGIFTRWYVGSLVRRRRHLRWAYLQSTRRLVVQRVLDLRREIIRAMDAALEEHLAHTGRTTEPVAESRHEDEGHA; encoded by the coding sequence GTGAGTCGACCCGTCCTGTATCCCTTCCTGCGCACGCTGGCGCGTCTGATCGCCGGCGTCTACTTCCGCCGGATCGAGGTCGTCGGGGCCGAGAACGTGCCGGCGCGGGGGCCGGTGATCCTGGCCGCCAACCATCCGCAGTCGATCACCGACGCCATGATCCTGGGCCTCGCCTCGCGGAGGATCGTGCACTACGTGGCGCACAGCGGGCTGTTCGCGAACCCGGTCCTGCGCTTCCTGCTCGAGAGCGGAGGGGCGATCCCGGTGCACCGGTCCACCGACGTGCAGGACGCGCGCACCCGCAACGAGCAGACCTTCGCCGCCTGCCGAGACGTCCTGGCCCACGGCGGTTGCATCGGGATCTTCCCCGAGGGCACCAGCGCGCAGGAACGGCGCGTGCAGCGCTTCAAGACGGGAACGGTGCGGATCGCCCTGCAGACCGAGGACCACCACGACTTCTCGCTGGGCGTGACCATCGTCCCGGTGGGACTGAGCTTCCAGAGCGCCCTGAACTTCCGCAGCCGTGTGCTCGTGACCTTCGGCGAGCCGATCGTGGTGCGCGACGTGGCCGACGACTACCGCGTCGACCCCGAGCCCACCGTCCACGCGCTGACCGACCGCCTGCAGGAACGCATCCGCCACCAGGTGGTCGACGTGCGGCGCCAGGAACTGGACGATCTGGTCCGGCAGGTCGAGCGCGTGTACGCGGGAGAACTGCTCGCCCGCGAGGGACTGGAGATCCCCGGCCACAGCCGCTTCGAACGCGAGCTGAAGCTGTCGCGCGAGATCGCCCGGGCCACCGATCACTTCTACCGGATCCGGCCCGAGGTGATCTGGAACGTGAAGGAGCTGCTGGCCGAGTACCACCGACGACTCGACCGGCTCCGCCTGCCCGATCGTATCGTGCGCGACGAACCGTCGAGCTTCCGCGGCGAGGCCGTGCGCCTGGCGGTGGTGTTCGTCCTGGGCCTGCCGGTGGCGGCATGGGGTGCCCTGTGGAACTACATCCCGTACAAGCTGACGGGAATCGTCGCACGGATGATCACCCGCGACCTCACCAAGATCCACTGGTCGCAGCTACTGGTGGGAACGGTGCTGTTCGTGGCCTTCTACGCGGCCTGGTTCGCCTTCGCGCTGGAGCACTTCGGCACGGTGGGACAGATCCTCTTCATGGCGAGTCTGCCACCGGCGGGGATTTTCACGCGCTGGTACGTGGGCAGCCTGGTCCGGCGCCGACGCCACCTGCGCTGGGCCTACCTGCAGAGTACCCGGCGGCTGGTGGTGCAGCGGGTGCTCGACCTGCGGCGTGAGATCATCCGGGCCATGGACGCGGCCCTCGAGGAACACCTGGCCCATACCGGGCGTACCACCGAACCGGTCGCCGAATCCCGCCACGAAGATGAAGGACACGCCTGA
- a CDS encoding serine hydrolase, with the protein MRLVTTVLLLALTAAPASAAPTVDVWTDPRHVDFSSALRFGNDHPPLTSIVIADRDSVLAEGYWRGGGPDRVENVKSVSKSVLAALVGIALDRGDLPPLDTPVARWFPEHSDLLEDDPRARITLEDLLTMRSGLETTSFYNYGAWVAGSDWVRGQLRMPMEFEPGTTMRYSTGASHLVSVILERATGVRPSVYAARHLFGPIGVQGVHWDRDPQGHDFGGNNLSMTPRQMLRFGRLHLARGEYDGRRVLPTGWVERAWRPRTRSHWNGFGYGYFWWYRRIAGTPVHYAWGHGGQRIFVLPEPGLVVVTTADLGPGGRGRMTRTLDELLVRHVLGAIRRPATP; encoded by the coding sequence TTGCGCCTCGTCACCACCGTCCTCTTGCTCGCGCTCACCGCAGCGCCCGCTTCCGCCGCGCCCACGGTGGACGTGTGGACCGATCCACGCCACGTCGACTTCTCGTCGGCGCTGCGTTTCGGGAACGATCATCCGCCGCTGACCTCGATCGTGATCGCCGATCGCGACTCGGTGCTGGCCGAGGGCTACTGGCGTGGCGGCGGCCCGGACCGCGTCGAGAACGTGAAGTCGGTGTCGAAGAGCGTGCTCGCCGCCCTGGTGGGAATCGCGCTCGACCGGGGCGACCTTCCGCCGCTCGACACACCCGTCGCGCGGTGGTTCCCCGAACACTCCGACCTGCTCGAGGACGACCCCCGCGCGCGCATCACGCTCGAGGACCTGCTGACCATGCGCAGCGGACTCGAGACCACGAGCTTCTACAACTACGGCGCCTGGGTCGCCGGCTCGGACTGGGTGCGCGGTCAACTGCGCATGCCCATGGAGTTCGAACCCGGCACGACGATGCGCTACAGCACGGGTGCCTCGCACCTGGTGAGCGTGATCCTCGAACGCGCGACCGGCGTGCGACCGAGCGTGTACGCGGCCCGCCATCTGTTCGGACCGATCGGGGTGCAGGGCGTCCACTGGGACCGCGATCCCCAGGGACACGACTTCGGGGGCAACAACCTGTCGATGACACCGCGACAGATGCTCCGCTTCGGGCGGCTGCACCTGGCCCGCGGAGAGTACGACGGACGGCGCGTGCTCCCCACCGGCTGGGTCGAACGGGCCTGGCGTCCGCGGACACGCTCGCACTGGAACGGCTTCGGCTACGGTTACTTCTGGTGGTACCGACGCATCGCGGGGACTCCGGTGCACTACGCCTGGGGTCACGGCGGGCAACGGATCTTCGTGTTGCCCGAACCCGGCCTGGTGGTGGTGACCACCGCCGATCTCGGCCCCGGCGGACGCGGACGCATGACCCGCACGCTCGACGAATTGCTGGTACGCCACGTCCTGGGCGCGATCCGTCGCCCCGCCACGCCCTGA
- a CDS encoding sigma-54 dependent transcriptional regulator, with amino-acid sequence MDPEIIGADRGLARVMRQVRDAARTDVNVLVRGETGSGKELIARAIHRQSARRTGPFVVANCAAVPSELMESEFFGHVRGAFTGAIADHAGFFESAAGGTLLLDEIGDLHLGLQAKILRVVENQSFHRVGSPRAQRNRARLLAATNQPLEERVSERHFRADLYYRLEVLTIEVPPLREHLEDLPALLGFFLGRAALRLAVRPPTLADATITRLLSHDWPGNVRELRNLAERLVVFDAPVILPRHLDRLLPSSPHQGDHTVMTLETAERVAIARALRYFGGNRTRAAVALGIGRRTLQTKIRRYRLDEAEHEAQE; translated from the coding sequence GTGGACCCCGAGATCATCGGTGCCGATCGCGGCCTCGCCCGCGTCATGCGACAGGTGCGCGACGCAGCCCGCACCGACGTCAACGTCCTCGTGCGCGGTGAGACGGGATCGGGCAAGGAACTGATCGCGCGGGCCATCCACCGCCAGTCGGCCCGCCGGACCGGACCCTTCGTCGTGGCCAACTGTGCAGCCGTGCCCAGCGAACTCATGGAGAGCGAGTTCTTCGGGCACGTGCGGGGCGCGTTCACCGGCGCGATCGCCGACCACGCAGGATTCTTCGAGTCCGCGGCCGGAGGCACGCTCCTGCTCGACGAGATCGGAGACCTGCATCTCGGCCTGCAGGCCAAGATCCTTCGCGTCGTCGAGAACCAGTCCTTCCATCGGGTCGGATCGCCGCGCGCACAACGGAACCGTGCCCGGTTGCTGGCCGCCACCAACCAACCGCTCGAAGAGCGGGTGTCCGAGCGCCACTTCCGTGCAGATCTCTACTATCGCCTGGAAGTCCTGACCATCGAGGTCCCCCCTCTGCGTGAGCACCTGGAGGATCTTCCCGCTCTGCTCGGCTTCTTCCTCGGCCGGGCTGCTCTGCGTCTGGCCGTTCGACCCCCGACGCTGGCCGATGCCACGATCACGCGACTGCTGTCCCACGACTGGCCGGGCAACGTGCGCGAGCTCCGCAATCTCGCCGAACGACTGGTGGTGTTCGACGCACCGGTGATCCTGCCACGGCACCTCGACCGTCTGCTCCCGAGTTCCCCCCACCAAGGAGACCACACGGTCATGACCCTCGAAACCGCCGAACGTGTCGCGATCGCGCGCGCACTGAGGTACTTCGGCGGCAACCGCACGCGTGCCGCGGTCGCGCTCGGAATCGGCCGACGCACCCTGCAGACGAAGATCCGCCGTTATCGGCTCGACGAGGCAGAGCACGAGGCGCAGGAATGA
- a CDS encoding FlgD immunoglobulin-like domain containing protein: MSTQGFRIRGIVPGRTRPVLAAVLTTVLCFLIHTGADASLRRLHVVWEDTFVDTSARGWELESYTRGDMMVVTDDPGDAVKVAGDGYFLRGESPSHDNGAGFRATSPTFDQMGVDIDEPYSIHFEYLLPWQEACWTYALASNHVSLVVATCDVAAERGWLVAVDELAGTEVPLGPITLGAWHAIDVLVEPRPLHLGDGVADLTVRVDGAVVGRVRRRENMGFDRLVFQDLPARIADATDPPALSGCFGGGCWDDVRLSVQVPAEGSEPRDLNFRMEPNPFNPVTTLRFELPEALHVRAVVYALNGRRVGTVFEGWLPVGPQVLPWDGTDSDGRAIASGTYFVRVHAGDHVVVQRASVVR, from the coding sequence ATGTCCACACAAGGATTCCGGATCCGCGGGATCGTTCCGGGGCGGACACGCCCGGTGCTGGCCGCGGTTCTGACGACCGTTCTCTGCTTCTTGATCCACACCGGTGCCGATGCGTCCCTGCGCCGGTTGCACGTCGTGTGGGAGGACACCTTCGTCGACACCAGCGCCCGTGGCTGGGAGCTCGAGTCCTACACCCGTGGCGACATGATGGTCGTCACCGACGATCCCGGCGATGCCGTCAAGGTGGCCGGCGACGGCTACTTCCTGCGAGGAGAAAGCCCGAGCCACGACAACGGGGCCGGATTCCGTGCGACGTCGCCCACCTTCGACCAGATGGGTGTCGACATCGACGAACCCTACTCGATCCACTTCGAGTATCTCCTACCCTGGCAGGAGGCGTGCTGGACCTACGCCCTGGCTTCGAACCACGTGTCGCTGGTGGTCGCCACCTGCGACGTCGCGGCCGAACGGGGCTGGCTCGTTGCCGTCGACGAGTTGGCGGGAACGGAGGTGCCGCTGGGTCCGATCACGCTGGGTGCGTGGCACGCGATCGACGTGCTCGTCGAGCCCCGTCCCCTGCACCTGGGGGATGGCGTCGCCGACCTGACCGTTCGGGTCGACGGCGCGGTCGTGGGCCGGGTGCGGCGTCGAGAGAACATGGGATTCGATCGTCTGGTCTTCCAGGACCTGCCGGCGCGCATCGCCGACGCCACCGACCCTCCCGCGCTGTCCGGCTGCTTCGGCGGCGGCTGCTGGGACGACGTCCGTCTGTCGGTGCAGGTTCCGGCCGAAGGGTCCGAGCCCCGTGATCTGAACTTCCGCATGGAACCCAACCCCTTCAACCCCGTCACCACGCTTCGCTTCGAACTGCCGGAAGCCCTGCACGTGCGTGCGGTCGTCTATGCCCTGAACGGACGGCGCGTGGGAACGGTGTTCGAGGGATGGCTCCCCGTCGGGCCGCAGGTTCTGCCTTGGGACGGCACCGACTCCGACGGTCGCGCGATCGCCAGCGGGACCTACTTCGTGCGGGTGCACGCCGGTGATCACGTCGTGGTCCAGCGGGCCTCCGTGGTCCGCTGA
- the pheA gene encoding prephenate dehydratase — MNDDRDRKTDLGGIRERIDSIDARIHELIAERARLAQHVGVTKREEGTVAFFRPEREAQVLRAVVERNRGPLTDQEMVRLFREIMSACLSQQEPLKVGFLGPDGTFSHQAVLEHFGHSCRALPMATLDEVFGAVQSDDADFGVVPIENSAAGVVSHTLDLFLGSPLNICGEVHMRIRQHLMGAMERLDEIRRICAHPQSLAQCRAWLRQHLPDVELEQASSNAAGARRARDESGTAAIAPAAAAEIYGLRVLFDSIEDESDNTTRFLVVGRDLLEPSGADRTTLLLSGAETDQSGSLHSLLEPLARHGVNMTRIESRPSRRRSWHYVFFLDLDGHASDPPVAAALAELEERADLFRVLGAYPRAVL, encoded by the coding sequence ATGAACGACGACCGCGACCGCAAGACCGACCTCGGAGGCATCCGCGAACGCATCGATTCGATCGACGCGCGGATCCACGAACTGATCGCCGAACGTGCCCGTCTGGCCCAGCACGTGGGCGTGACAAAGCGCGAAGAGGGCACCGTGGCCTTCTTCCGGCCCGAGCGCGAGGCCCAGGTGCTCCGCGCCGTCGTCGAGCGCAACCGGGGACCGTTGACCGACCAGGAGATGGTCCGTCTCTTCCGCGAGATCATGTCGGCCTGTCTGTCCCAACAGGAACCGTTGAAGGTCGGATTCCTCGGCCCCGACGGCACCTTCTCGCACCAGGCCGTGCTCGAGCACTTCGGGCACTCCTGCCGCGCGTTGCCCATGGCCACGCTCGACGAGGTCTTCGGGGCGGTGCAGAGCGACGACGCCGACTTCGGAGTGGTGCCGATCGAGAACAGCGCGGCCGGCGTCGTGAGCCACACGCTCGACCTTTTCCTGGGGTCGCCGCTGAACATCTGCGGCGAGGTCCACATGCGCATCCGTCAGCATCTGATGGGTGCCATGGAACGCCTCGACGAGATCCGGCGCATCTGCGCCCACCCGCAGTCACTGGCCCAGTGCCGGGCCTGGTTGCGGCAGCACCTTCCCGATGTCGAGCTCGAGCAGGCGAGCAGCAACGCGGCCGGGGCACGCCGCGCCCGTGACGAGAGCGGGACCGCGGCCATCGCACCGGCTGCCGCGGCCGAGATCTACGGGCTGCGTGTCCTGTTCGACTCGATCGAGGACGAGAGCGACAACACCACGCGCTTCCTCGTCGTGGGACGGGATCTTCTCGAGCCGAGCGGCGCGGATCGCACCACGCTGCTGCTGAGCGGTGCCGAGACCGACCAGAGCGGGTCGCTGCACTCGCTGCTCGAGCCCCTGGCGCGTCACGGCGTGAACATGACCCGGATCGAGTCGCGTCCCTCGCGCCGCCGGTCCTGGCACTACGTGTTCTTCCTGGATCTCGACGGTCATGCCTCGGACCCGCCGGTGGCCGCTGCCCTCGCCGAGCTCGAGGAGCGCGCCGACCTGTTCCGGGTCCTGGGCGCCTACCCCAGGGCCGTCCTCTGA
- a CDS encoding ATP-binding protein, with product MALHFPRYDFTPHRGSMFLLAAFVAVVGLDLSGALGSESGVVSTFASSMLRLATVVLLVRGYRGFRDGRFLLLAGVFLLAGLRQFLSGMYRTGLEIPGFGALGPEIPGYLVSILGLLAAVHLVEVYRAAREREEFQRRLEVENERYRGMFEDNTAVKLLIDPDDGRIVDANGAAAEFYGWSRDELLRLHIQQVNCLAPAQVEAEMRRARASGQHCFEFRHRRADGSIRDVEVHSSPLRVDGRDLLFSIVFDVTTRNEAEAANRRLIAAFEEQSRMLAAARTDADRANVNKSAFLANMSHEIRTPMTAVLGFAEALEDPELEESERREAVATILDSGNYLLELVNQILDLAKVESGKIEIERHPIDMVAFLRGLRGLLAGRAQDAGLDLDVVSASPVPERLTGDELKIRQILVNLLANAIKFTEDGGVVLRVSFDEATESVVFEVEDTGPGMRPAELECVFEPFEQASSGKKGGGTGLGLPISRRFAEAMGGTLHVDSTPGQGSVFTLTLPVVLEEGGDRLESGWTLDTGPPLVETTDPADRTDPAEPAVADSVEAHVLVADDVVANQMLVRRLLERAGARVVTVSDGQQAIDAVRDAHGRDDGFDVVLMDVQMPRMDGLAATAVLRDEFPALPVLGLTAGVTTAEREALEAAGMREWLSKPLQRGELVERVWSWTTTADASTDTIDSA from the coding sequence ATGGCCCTCCATTTTCCACGGTACGATTTCACCCCCCACCGCGGCAGCATGTTCCTGCTCGCGGCGTTCGTCGCGGTGGTCGGGCTCGACCTGTCCGGTGCCCTGGGCTCCGAGTCCGGGGTCGTGTCGACCTTCGCGTCGTCGATGCTGCGTCTGGCCACCGTCGTCCTGCTCGTGCGGGGCTATCGGGGATTCCGTGACGGCCGATTCCTGTTGCTGGCCGGGGTCTTCCTGCTGGCCGGTCTCCGGCAGTTCCTCAGCGGGATGTACCGGACCGGGCTCGAGATCCCCGGCTTCGGCGCGCTCGGGCCGGAGATCCCCGGATACCTGGTGTCGATCCTCGGCCTGCTGGCCGCGGTCCATCTGGTCGAGGTGTACCGCGCCGCGCGCGAACGCGAGGAATTCCAGCGCCGCCTCGAGGTCGAGAACGAGCGCTACCGGGGGATGTTCGAGGACAACACCGCGGTGAAGCTGCTGATCGATCCCGACGACGGTCGGATCGTCGACGCCAACGGTGCGGCGGCGGAGTTCTACGGCTGGAGTCGCGACGAACTGCTCCGCCTGCACATCCAGCAGGTCAATTGTCTGGCGCCGGCACAGGTCGAGGCCGAGATGCGGCGGGCGCGTGCATCGGGGCAGCATTGCTTCGAATTCCGCCACCGTCGGGCCGACGGCTCGATCCGCGACGTCGAGGTGCATTCGAGTCCGCTGCGTGTCGACGGGCGAGACCTGCTCTTCTCCATCGTGTTCGACGTGACGACCCGCAACGAAGCCGAGGCGGCCAACCGCCGGCTGATCGCGGCCTTCGAGGAACAGTCGCGCATGCTGGCCGCCGCTCGCACCGACGCCGACCGTGCCAACGTCAACAAGAGCGCGTTCCTGGCGAACATGAGCCACGAGATCCGGACGCCGATGACGGCGGTCCTGGGCTTCGCCGAAGCACTCGAGGATCCCGAACTCGAGGAATCGGAACGACGCGAAGCCGTCGCCACCATCCTCGACAGCGGCAACTACCTGCTCGAACTCGTCAACCAGATCCTCGACCTGGCCAAGGTCGAGTCCGGCAAGATCGAGATCGAACGGCACCCGATCGACATGGTGGCCTTCCTGCGCGGTCTGCGCGGACTGCTCGCCGGTCGCGCCCAGGACGCGGGCCTGGATCTGGACGTCGTGAGCGCCTCGCCCGTTCCGGAGCGGCTCACGGGGGACGAACTCAAGATCCGCCAGATCCTCGTCAACCTGCTGGCCAATGCGATCAAGTTCACCGAAGACGGAGGCGTGGTCCTGCGCGTTTCCTTCGACGAGGCGACGGAGTCCGTGGTCTTCGAGGTCGAGGACACCGGCCCCGGGATGAGACCGGCGGAGCTCGAGTGCGTGTTCGAGCCCTTCGAGCAGGCGTCGAGCGGGAAGAAGGGTGGCGGAACCGGCCTGGGCCTGCCGATCTCGCGTCGTTTCGCCGAGGCCATGGGCGGAACGCTGCACGTGGACAGCACACCCGGGCAGGGATCGGTCTTCACCCTGACCCTGCCCGTGGTGCTCGAGGAGGGTGGGGATCGGTTGGAGTCGGGCTGGACGCTGGACACCGGTCCCCCGTTGGTCGAGACGACCGATCCCGCCGACCGGACCGATCCCGCCGAGCCAGCCGTCGCCGACTCCGTCGAGGCCCACGTTCTGGTCGCCGACGACGTGGTGGCGAACCAGATGCTCGTCCGCCGTCTTCTGGAGCGTGCCGGTGCGCGGGTCGTGACGGTGAGTGACGGCCAGCAGGCGATCGACGCGGTCCGCGACGCGCATGGCCGCGACGATGGTTTCGACGTGGTCCTGATGGACGTCCAGATGCCTCGCATGGATGGCCTGGCCGCCACCGCGGTCCTCCGCGACGAGTTCCCCGCGCTGCCCGTCCTGGGTCTGACCGCGGGGGTGACCACCGCCGAGCGCGAAGCCCTCGAGGCGGCGGGAATGCGCGAGTGGTTGTCGAAACCGTTGCAGCGCGGGGAGTTGGTCGAGCGCGTG